ATCGAGTCGCGCAGCGTCGCCTGAGACCTCCCCGTCCGAGCGGCCCTCGCGGGGGCGACGGCGGCGACCACGAGTGCGAGCGCCGCGAGGAGCGCGCGACCGCCCCAGTCCCCGTCCCCGACCGAGGGGGTCACCGCCGCCGCTCGCAGCTCACCGCCGCGTCCTGCGGAGCCGTGGTTTGTTATCGCCGCTGATAGCTCGCGGGGAGGGTTTAAGCCTCGTTCGCGGGTGTGTCGTCGTAATGAGCATCACCCTCGCCGGGAGCCGGGGGCGCGGTGCCGTCACGGCCGATGACGGGTGCCGGTCGTCGTCGGCGCGGAGGTGCATTCGATGACAGATCAAGGACAGGCGAACCCCTCGAGCGAGCTGAAGCAGCTGGCGATGAAGCGGCCGCATCTGCGCGAGCACCTGCAGAAGTTCAAGCAGATCACCGGGGAGTTCCCGATGTTCGTCGACGAGATCGAGGGCGAACACGAGGCCCGCCGCCCGAACGTGCTGTACCCGGTCGGCGGCCCGATCTTCTGTCACGTGTACGGCGACTTCGGGCAGGACACGAAGTACTACACCGTCGAGCCGACGCTGTCGGGCGCCGAGGAGCAGGTGCTCGACACGGTGAAATCGAAGCTGCTGCGCCAGAGCGGCCACAAGCCCGCTCCGGAGGGCGAGTCCGGGTACGACGACCTCATCGAGGAGCTGCTGGAGGACGTCACCGCCGTCACCGAGGAACAGGGCCAGCGCAACGTCCTCTCGACGATCAAGAACTTCGGCCGCGTCGAGGTGTCGAAACAGACGTACGACAACATCCGCTACCGGCTCAACCGCGACATCGTCGGGTTCGGGCCGCTGGAGCCGGTCATGCGCGACCCGGAGAACGAGGACATCCACGTCATCGGCCCGAAGGAGTGTCACGTCGACCACGGCGTCTTCGGCATGCTGGAGACGACCGTCGACTTCGGGACGCCCACGGAGTTCGACAACTGGCTGCGCAACATGGGCGAGCGGATGGGCGACCCCGTCTCCGACTCCAACCCCATCATCGACTCGACGCTGCCGGACGGGTCGCGTATCAACATCATCTACTCCGACGACGTGTCGATCAAGGGCTCCTCGCTCACCATCCGCCAGGGCGAGGAGACGCCCCTCTCGATCAACCAGATCACGAAGTGGGGGACGCTCAGCCCCGAACTGGCGGCGTACCTCTGGCTGTGTCTGGAGAACGAGCAGACCGTCTTCGTCGTCGGGGAGACGGCGTCCGGGAAGACGACGACGCTCAACGCCGTCCTCTCGTACATCCCCCGGGACTCGAAGATCTACACAGCGGAGGACACCGCGGAGGTCGTCCCGCCCCACAGCACGTGGCAGCAGCTCCTGACGCGGGAGGGCGACGGCGGCGACTCCAACGACGTGGACATGTTCGACCTCGTCGCCGCCGCGCTGCGCTCGCGCCCCGACTACATCATCGTGGGTGAGGTCCGCGGCGCCGAGGGTCGCATGGCGTTCCAGGCGGCCCAGACGGGTCACCCGGTCATGCTGACGTTCCACGCCTCCGACATCGTCTCGATGATCCAGCGGTTCACCTCCGAGCCGATCAACGTCCCCGAGACGTTCATGGACGTGGCCGACGTGGCGCTGTTCCAGAACCGCGTCAAGCAGGGAGACAAGGTGCTGCGTCGGGTCACCTCAGTCCAGGAGATCGAGGGCTACTCCAAGGAGATGGACGGCGTCGTCACCCGGCAGGTGTTCGACTGGGACCCCGTGGAGGACGAGATCGTCTTCCGCGGGCGCAACAACTCCTACGTGCTCGAAGAGCAGATCGCGACGCTGCTGGGCTACGCCGACACCCGCGACATCTACGACGACCTGAGCTTCCGCGCGGAGCTCATCGAGCGGATGATCCAGGAGGGCATCCTCGGCTACCACGAGGTGAACGAGGCGATCACCTCCTTCCAGCGCGACGGCGTCGACGGGCTCCCCTTCGACATGCACCGCACGACCTGAGCGCCGCGCATGAGCACGAACAGCGCGTCCGCGTCCGACTTCTTCCCCGACTCCGCAGCGGAGCTCGCCGCCGATCTGGTGGCGTCGTACGACGCGCTGGACATGTCCAAACGGAAGTACGTCGGCTACATCCTGGCCCCTTCGGCGGCGTTCTTCCTGCTCACGATCGTCGGCGCGTTCCTGCTCCCGCTGCCGGTGACGGTCCGCCTGCCGATCCCCGCGCTCGGGATCTTGATACTCGTCGCGGCGGTGTTCTACCCGAAGCTGTACCTCAACGGCCGCCAGGTCGCCATCGAGAACCAGCTCCACCT
This genomic stretch from Halobaculum roseum harbors:
- a CDS encoding type II/IV secretion system ATPase subunit, giving the protein MTDQGQANPSSELKQLAMKRPHLREHLQKFKQITGEFPMFVDEIEGEHEARRPNVLYPVGGPIFCHVYGDFGQDTKYYTVEPTLSGAEEQVLDTVKSKLLRQSGHKPAPEGESGYDDLIEELLEDVTAVTEEQGQRNVLSTIKNFGRVEVSKQTYDNIRYRLNRDIVGFGPLEPVMRDPENEDIHVIGPKECHVDHGVFGMLETTVDFGTPTEFDNWLRNMGERMGDPVSDSNPIIDSTLPDGSRINIIYSDDVSIKGSSLTIRQGEETPLSINQITKWGTLSPELAAYLWLCLENEQTVFVVGETASGKTTTLNAVLSYIPRDSKIYTAEDTAEVVPPHSTWQQLLTREGDGGDSNDVDMFDLVAAALRSRPDYIIVGEVRGAEGRMAFQAAQTGHPVMLTFHASDIVSMIQRFTSEPINVPETFMDVADVALFQNRVKQGDKVLRRVTSVQEIEGYSKEMDGVVTRQVFDWDPVEDEIVFRGRNNSYVLEEQIATLLGYADTRDIYDDLSFRAELIERMIQEGILGYHEVNEAITSFQRDGVDGLPFDMHRTT